GATTTTCAAGGGCTTTAAGGATTGGTTTTACATAGATGCGGGTGGGGGTAAGGCAGGTTTCCCCTAGGGTTAATCCTCCTAATTCTTTTGGTTTGTCTTCCCAGTTTAATTGGTTTACTTCGATGATTTTGCGCACTAGGGAGAAGCCGTTACTATGAATACCGCTACTGCTAAGGGCGATCGCCTGATCTCCTATTTGAACATTTTTGCCGTCTAAAATAGAGGATTTTTCGACAATACCGACACAGAAACCAGCCAAATCATATTCCCCTACCTGATAAAAACCTGGCATCTCGGCGGTTTCTCCACCAAGCAAAGCGCAACCACTTTCTTTACATCCTTGGGCAATGCCTACAACTACTTCTTGGAGTTGCTGGGGGTTTAGTTTACCTGTGGCTAAATAGTCAAGGAAAAATAATGGCTCAGCACCTGATGTGAGAATATCATTAACGCACATGGCTACTAAATCTATACCTACTGTGTCATGGCGATTTAGTTGGTGGGCAATTTTTAATTTTGTGCCTACTCCATCAGTGCCAGAAATCAAAACAGGTTGTCTGTAGCCAGAAGGAATTTCAAAACAACCACCAAAACCACCTAAGCCGCCTAAAACCCCCGGACGATAAGTGCTTTCTACCGCTGAACCAATTTTGTTAACAAATTCTCTCCCTGCTTCTATATCTACTCCAGCCTGTTTATAATCCATATTTTCTGTCTCTTTAAATAAAAATAAATTATAAGAATAATCATGATAGCTAATATGATCATTTATTCTTATCTGGTTTTTTGATCA
The sequence above is a segment of the Cyanobacterium stanieri LEGE 03274 genome. Coding sequences within it:
- the purM gene encoding phosphoribosylformylglycinamidine cyclo-ligase, whose amino-acid sequence is MDYKQAGVDIEAGREFVNKIGSAVESTYRPGVLGGLGGFGGCFEIPSGYRQPVLISGTDGVGTKLKIAHQLNRHDTVGIDLVAMCVNDILTSGAEPLFFLDYLATGKLNPQQLQEVVVGIAQGCKESGCALLGGETAEMPGFYQVGEYDLAGFCVGIVEKSSILDGKNVQIGDQAIALSSSGIHSNGFSLVRKIIEVNQLNWEDKPKELGGLTLGETCLTPTRIYVKPILKALENHLGIKAMAHITGGGIPENLPRCLPDNLSIEVNLNNWQIPPIFQWLAKTGNVNQQDMLDTFNMGVGFVVIVPPHKVKETIAFFEGENISSYHIGKVIEGKKDIQFVC